The Pirellulales bacterium genome includes a window with the following:
- a CDS encoding oligopeptide transporter, OPT family, producing MEGPRTVESQQPAPPTAGIVANAAANATPNSAADEHHPYVPDEARLPEFTWGAVVAGALLGIVFGASSLYLVLKVGLTVSASIPVAVLSITLFRVLAKVFGLRSATILENNIVQTAGSAGESIAFGVGVTMPALMILGFEMDVGRVMVVAVLGGLLGIFMMIPLRRTYIVRQHRTLKYPEGTACADVLIVGEQGGATAKTVFAGFGVAAVYQFLLLGMNLWKETPSRAIAWFKGAVPSIEVNPALLGVGYIIGTRISCVMAGGGVLAWLVFAPAIHFFGDSLDKPLYPGKTKISRMSENELRDKYMLYIGTGAVAAGGVFSLMQAMPLIIGSLMGSVKDFRSARGRAAAASATSTQPAGQPVTQLTPRRTDQDLPLWLVGAGGMSLVLAIWATQPLHDYVFSWVPDLHMNLVGAALIVLFGFLFVTVSSRLTGEIGSSSNPISGMTVATLLLTCLIFYALGWTTADFRLAALSVAAIVCVAASNAGTTSQDLKTGYLVGATPRKQQWAIIIGAITSALVIGAILIVLNRASTVYTTRQLPQPAKPIDPANLTELERAPGDPTPYHVWRVREGEVSDVPAGKYLVNDAGKIKYLVDPGINGKVRQRDNGEAVQKFDAPKAVLMAQIVDGILNPKVTMPWVLVMLGVFIAVVLEMCGVSSLPFAVGVYLPLSTSTPILAGGLVRWVVDRRQRSVAGRKASEAESESSPGVLLSTGYIAGGTIAGVLVALMSFDSHLTDRLSQWQYRQIAVSQAPTLDEQLRDAASEDLRLSPESAKTHAAEIDEQAKEIRELNKAAFPRYAIVPAGTRIVLPDDSRTLVAEKSQLGDVAKDLLGSPGQASQLLDLNDKQLSFPKRLPAGTLLKVPQRNWPAMTAFAILCALLLAVGLRKPPAAT from the coding sequence ATGGAAGGACCACGAACGGTTGAATCGCAACAACCGGCCCCTCCGACCGCCGGTATAGTGGCGAACGCGGCGGCAAACGCCACGCCCAATTCCGCTGCCGACGAGCATCATCCCTATGTTCCCGACGAAGCGCGACTTCCCGAATTCACTTGGGGCGCGGTCGTCGCGGGGGCACTGCTGGGCATTGTCTTTGGAGCCTCGTCGCTATATTTGGTGCTCAAAGTCGGGCTGACTGTTTCGGCATCGATCCCCGTGGCGGTGCTCTCGATCACGCTCTTTCGCGTGCTCGCAAAAGTGTTCGGCCTGCGCAGCGCGACGATCTTGGAAAACAACATCGTGCAAACCGCCGGCTCGGCAGGCGAATCGATCGCTTTCGGCGTCGGCGTGACGATGCCGGCCCTGATGATCCTGGGCTTCGAAATGGATGTCGGACGGGTGATGGTCGTGGCGGTGCTTGGCGGACTGCTGGGAATCTTCATGATGATCCCGCTGCGGCGAACCTACATCGTTCGCCAGCATCGAACGCTCAAATATCCCGAAGGCACCGCCTGCGCCGACGTGCTGATCGTCGGAGAGCAAGGCGGGGCGACGGCAAAGACCGTGTTTGCCGGATTCGGCGTGGCGGCCGTTTACCAATTTCTTTTGCTGGGGATGAACCTTTGGAAAGAAACCCCGTCGCGGGCCATCGCGTGGTTTAAAGGGGCGGTGCCGTCGATCGAAGTGAATCCCGCACTGCTCGGCGTCGGCTATATCATCGGCACGCGGATTTCATGCGTGATGGCCGGCGGCGGCGTGTTGGCGTGGCTGGTGTTCGCCCCAGCGATTCATTTCTTCGGCGATTCGCTCGACAAGCCGCTCTATCCGGGCAAGACAAAAATCAGCCGGATGAGCGAAAACGAACTTCGCGACAAATACATGCTCTACATCGGCACGGGGGCGGTCGCCGCCGGCGGCGTGTTTAGCTTGATGCAAGCGATGCCGCTGATCATCGGCTCATTGATGGGAAGCGTGAAGGATTTCCGCAGCGCTCGGGGCCGGGCCGCCGCCGCATCGGCCACTAGCACACAACCAGCCGGCCAACCCGTCACCCAACTAACGCCGCGGCGCACCGATCAAGACTTGCCGCTGTGGCTCGTCGGCGCGGGGGGCATGTCGCTGGTGCTCGCGATTTGGGCCACGCAGCCGCTGCATGACTACGTCTTCTCGTGGGTTCCCGATCTGCACATGAATCTCGTCGGTGCGGCGCTGATCGTGCTGTTCGGATTTCTCTTCGTCACCGTCTCCTCGCGATTGACCGGCGAAATCGGCTCGTCGAGCAATCCGATCTCCGGCATGACCGTGGCCACTCTCTTGCTGACGTGCCTGATCTTCTACGCCCTCGGCTGGACCACGGCCGATTTCCGGCTCGCGGCTCTGAGCGTGGCGGCGATCGTGTGCGTGGCGGCCTCGAATGCCGGCACCACTTCGCAAGATCTCAAAACCGGTTATCTCGTTGGGGCAACGCCGCGCAAGCAACAATGGGCCATCATCATCGGCGCGATCACATCGGCATTGGTGATCGGAGCGATTCTGATCGTGTTGAACCGAGCCAGCACGGTCTACACCACCCGGCAACTCCCGCAACCCGCCAAGCCGATCGACCCCGCGAATCTGACCGAGCTCGAACGGGCCCCCGGCGATCCGACGCCCTATCACGTTTGGCGCGTGCGCGAGGGAGAAGTATCGGACGTGCCGGCGGGCAAGTATCTCGTCAACGACGCCGGCAAAATTAAATACCTCGTCGATCCCGGCATCAACGGCAAGGTGCGGCAGCGCGACAACGGCGAAGCGGTCCAGAAGTTCGACGCCCCCAAGGCCGTGCTGATGGCCCAGATTGTCGACGGCATCTTGAACCCAAAGGTGACGATGCCGTGGGTGCTTGTGATGCTCGGTGTGTTCATTGCCGTGGTGCTCGAGATGTGCGGCGTGTCGTCGCTGCCGTTTGCCGTCGGCGTCTATCTGCCGCTTTCGACGTCAACGCCGATCCTCGCCGGTGGATTGGTGCGGTGGGTCGTCGATCGCCGGCAGCGTTCGGTCGCCGGGCGGAAGGCGAGCGAAGCGGAGTCGGAATCCAGTCCCGGCGTGCTGCTCTCGACCGGTTACATCGCCGGCGGGACGATCGCGGGCGTGCTCGTCGCGCTGATGTCGTTCGATAGCCATCTCACCGATCGGCTTTCGCAATGGCAGTATCGGCAGATTGCCGTGTCGCAGGCCCCAACGCTCGACGAGCAGCTTCGCGACGCGGCGAGCGAAGATCTGCGGCTTTCGCCCGAGTCGGCCAAGACACATGCCGCGGAGATCGACGAGCAAGCGAAAGAGATTCGCGAACTGAATAAGGCCGCATTCCCGCGCTACGCCATCGTTCCGGCCGGCACGCGGATTGTCTTGCCCGACGACAGCCGCACGCTTGTTGCCGAGAAATCGCAATTGGGCGACGTGGCGAAAGACCTCTTGGGCAGCCCGGGCCAGGCGTCGCAGCTATTGGATTTGAATGACAAACAGCTTTCGTTCCCCAAGCGACTCCCCGCCGGAACGCTGCTGAAAGTGCCGCAGCGCAATTGGCCGGCGATGACCGCCTTCGCCATTCTCTGTGCATTGCTCCTGGCGGTTGGGCTGCGAAAGCCGCCGGCGGCAACGTAG